The following coding sequences are from one Chelonoidis abingdonii isolate Lonesome George chromosome 4, CheloAbing_2.0, whole genome shotgun sequence window:
- the LOC116835860 gene encoding transaldolase-like produces the protein MSLFQRLSFDKEGMIKRAKRLIDLYKEAGIGKDRILIKLSSTWEGIQAGKVLEEEYGIHCNMTLLFSFAQAVACAEAGVTLISPFVGRILDWHVANTDKKTFEPSEDPGVKSVTKIYNYYKKFGYKTIVMGASFRNTGEIKALTGCDYLTISPKLLGELSKENTKLTPTLSAKDGKLVFLSLYNTDLFHNPETPLYY, from the exons ATGTCTTTGTTTCAAAGGTTGTCCTTTGATAAGGAAGGAATGATTAAGAGAGCTAAGCGCCTCATTGACCTTTATAAGGAAGCAGGAATTGGTAAAGATCGCATTCTCATAAAACTGTCATCAACGTGGGAGGGGATTCAGGCAGGCAA ggttCTGGAAGAGGAGTATGGGATCCATTGCAACATGACTTTACTCTTCTCCTTTGCTCAGGCAGTGGCCTGTGCTGAAGCTGGAGTCACCCTAATTTCCCCCTTTGTAGGGCGTATCCTGGATTGGCATGTTGCAAACACAGACAAGAAGACTTTTGAGCCCTCAGAAGACCCAG GGGTGAAGAGTGTCACTAAAATCTATAATTACTACAAAAAGTTTGGCTACAAAACTATTGTGATGGGTGCTTCATTCCGAAACACTGGGGAGATTAAAGCACTGACAGGCTGTGACTATCTTACCATTTCACCTAAGCTTCTGGGAGAGCTCAGTAAAGAGAACACCAAGCTAACTCCCACACTCAGTGCTAAAGATGGTAAGTtagtttttctttccttgtatAATACAGACTTGTTCCATAATCCCGAGACTCCTCTTTACTACTGA